From Mauremys reevesii isolate NIE-2019 linkage group 10, ASM1616193v1, whole genome shotgun sequence, the proteins below share one genomic window:
- the NDUFAB1 gene encoding acyl carrier protein, mitochondrial, giving the protein MAARVLSACVRRLLPRLAPPAARSSGPGPGPAALSALCSRRPPARAAPGPQVSGTLQLCRHYSDLPPLTLESIEERVLYVLKLYDKVDPEKLTVTAHFMKDLGLDSLDQVEIIMAMEDEFGFEIPDTEAEKLMCPQEIVDYIADKKDVYE; this is encoded by the exons ATGGCGGCCCGTGTCCTGTCCGCCTGTGTCCGCCGCCTCCTGCCCCGGCTGGCCCCGCCCGCGGCCCGTagctccggccccggccccggccccgccgcgCTCAGCGCGCTCTGCAGCCGCCGGCCGCCCGCCCGCGCAGCGCCGGGCCCCCAG GTCTCTGGTACGTTACAGTTGTGTCGCCATTATTCAGACTTGCCACCTCTTACTTTGGAGAGTATCGAGGAGCGTGTTCTGTATGTCTTGAAGTTGTATGATAAGGTAGATCCAGAAAAG CTCACAGTAACTGCCCACTTCATGAAAGACTTGGGCTTGGACAGTTTAGACCAAGTGGAGATCATCATGGCCATGGAAGATGAATTTG GGTTTGAAATTCCTGACACAGAAGCAGAAAAGCTAATGTGTCCACAAGAGATTGTAGATTACATTGCAGATAAGAAGGATGTGTATGAATAA